One Budorcas taxicolor isolate Tak-1 chromosome 13, Takin1.1, whole genome shotgun sequence DNA window includes the following coding sequences:
- the SYS1 gene encoding protein SYS1 homolog, with translation MAGQFRSYVWDPLLILSQIVLMQTVYYGSLGLWLALVDGLVHSSPSLDQVFDAEILGFSTPPGRLSTMSFVLNALTCALGLLYFIRRGKQCLDFTVTVHFFHLLGCWLYSSRFPSALTWWLVQAVCIALMAVIGEYLCMRSELKEIPLNSAPKSSV, from the exons ATGGCGGGCCAGTTCCGCAGCTACGTGTGGGACCCGTTGCTGATCCTGTCGCAGATCGTCCTCATGCAGACCGTCTATTACGGCTCACTGGGCCTGTGGCTGGCGCTGGTGGATGGGCTGGTGCACAGCAGCCCCTCGCTGGACCAGGTGTTCGACGCTGAG ATCCTGGGCTTTTCCACCCCACCAGGCCGGCTCTCCACGATGTCCTTCGTCCTCAACGCCCTCACCTG TGCCCTGGGCTTGCTGTACTTCATCCGGCGAGGGAAGCAGTGTCTGGATTTCACGGTCACTGTCCATTTCTTTCACCTCCTGGGCTGCTGGCTCTACAGCTCCCGTTTCCCCTCGGCGCTGACCTGGTGGCTGGTCCAGGCCGTGTGCATTGCGCTCATGGCTGTCATCGGGGAGTACCTATGCATGCGGTCGGAGCTCAAGGAGATCCCCCTCAACTCAGCCCCGAAGTCCAGTGTGTAG